The Bradyrhizobium betae genomic interval GTGGACCGCCTCCAACGGAATATCGCGGAAAAGGCCGGTTCGATGAGACCATCGACTTCGATTGCCGAGCACGGCGACCAGGCTCGCGAGATCCTGGAACGCGCAGGCATGCGCAATGCGAAGCTGTTCGGCTCGGCCGCGCGCGGCGAGGACACCGAGGACAGCGATCTGGACGTCCTGGTGGAGGCGCCGCCAGGCACCACTCTTTACGACATGGCGCGGGTCGAGATTGAGCTCGAAGAGCTGCTTGGCTGCAAGGTCGAGGTGCTGACCGAAGGCTTCCTTTCGGTCGACGTCGCGACGAATGTCAAAGCCGATTTGGCGTCCATTCCGGAGGCTGCCGAGCGCAACGCAGACACTCGATCTGTGGTTTCGTCTGTTCGGGGGCTTTGATCATGTGGGACGCTCTCAACAACTTCGACAGAGACCGGTTTTCCGGATCGAATTTTTTGTCGTTCGATCCTCCTCTGTCGGATGCCGCGATAGACTGGTGGCGGGATCATATCTACGCACCGCACGGCCTGTATCCCGACGATCTTGGAGAACTCCTTTCCGCCAGCGCGACCGGCGACAAGACCATAACGATCGCGGATCTTGATCCGAGGGCGGGATCGTTCGTCGTTCGCGTCAAGGGATTCCCGAGCGATAGCGGCGAAGCCTGGTGGACCCAACGCAAACTGGATCTCAGCGGCCCTCTGTTCGAAGCGCAGCGGATGCTCATCCCGAGCGTGGACAGACAAAAGGGCAAGGGGCGCATGCTCATGGCCGATCTGATTGATACCGCCGGTAGAATGGGCATAAACACGATCACAATCGAAGCACAGGATATCGGACGATATGCCTGGGCGAGATTTGGGTTCGTGCCCGATCGTACTGCCTGGATGAGGAATGTTAGAACCGAAGCGGGCCGACGCCTAAAAATGGCAGCCGCAGAGATTTCCCCGGCCTCCATGCGGTCGTATCGCGAAGTCCTCGACGGGGAGCAGCCCAAACTTATCCGCGAAGTCGCGAGTTGGCGCGACCCGGTCAATAGCATCGTGAATTTCAACAAGGATACCGGTCTTCCGGAAAAGGTGCCGCTGGGCCAGGCGCTGCTACTCGAAACACAAGAGCAGTGGTACGGCACGTTCGAGCTGGATGACCCGGAGACGATGGAGATCTTCAGAAAATACGTGGGGAGAGAACAATGAATTCAGTGAAATACGGGTCCGAAGCCGAATCCAAAGAACGGGAAGACTTCATCAAGCTCATCCCCGTCCCGGACGAGGTTTTTATAGCCGCCGCAAAACGGGCCGTCGTAATTGCCGGATTATCCGACGAAACGATCGAAGCGCTGCACCCCGAGAAAGAATCTGAACCTTCGCTGCGGTGAAGCCCGTCATGCATAAGGGACGGATGACCCGTGTCTTTGCGAAGCCGATCATGGATGACATGGACTCGTCGACGATAACCGAAATCTACAAGGTTGAAATTGAGACCCCTGAAAGTGGTCTCATCTCGGTCGCGGTTACGGACATGACGACTGATAAGAAGTTGACTGGTTCGACGATGGCGAGCCCCTCAATGATGGTAGGTATTCTCGTCCAAGACCATCAAGAGCGAAGGGAGGCCG includes:
- a CDS encoding nucleotidyltransferase family protein, with product MRPSTSIAEHGDQAREILERAGMRNAKLFGSAARGEDTEDSDLDVLVEAPPGTTLYDMARVEIELEELLGCKVEVLTEGFLSVDVATNVKADLASIPEAAERNADTRSVVSSVRGL